In Mesoplodon densirostris isolate mMesDen1 chromosome 2, mMesDen1 primary haplotype, whole genome shotgun sequence, the DNA window TAAATGAGCAGCAGCGTGTTCATCACTGAATGGCAGCAACTTATTTGTCACACATCCTTAGGAAGTGGGTGATGTCCCCATTTTgcggatgaggaaactaaagctcagaaagGATGATTGATTTGTCCAAGCTCACACACAGTGAAGGGTGGCAGAGCCCATTTGCAAACCCAGGCTCCAGAACTCCTCCTCTTAGTACCATCTTATGTTGCCTTTgtgagaaaacacacaaaattgTCTAGGAGAAATGGCATTTGTGTCCTGAAGGCCTGGGGTGAAGCAACACGGGAGAGTGATATTGACTTCATCTGCCAGCAGCTGTCACAGGGACCTCAACGTCATCAAGGACCAACTGAACGTGTCCCACATTGACCAGGTTGCCGGATACCTGCGGTGAGGCCCCCGAGTGTGTGCGGTGGGGGTtgagacagggagggtgggacgggGGATGGATCCTAACGTACTGGGACtatgaggaaggaggagggaggcagcATAGCTGCTGGGGAGACCCAGGACAGTAGGGCGGAGAGGTGGAAGGGGCAGGTCGCTGGTGAGGTTGCTGCCAGGAAGTAGCCAAGTAGGGATGCCAGCAGGGGCCGTGGCCTGAGGACTTTTATGCTGGGGTGTGGGAGAGAGATGGACCACGGAAGAGTCTTTTAAACAGGGGAAGGGCTGTGATCTGGGGGAGAATGGAGGCAGGAGGGCTTGCAGGCCCAATACTGTCGTGAAGAAGAGAGAATGGGGCCCCCCAGCATGTGCGCTGGGAGGCGGGCAAGGAGAGGACACGCCCTGCCCAGGAAGAGGCTGGCGGGGCTGCAAGGCCATGCTGGGATTGCACTTGGGCAGCAGAGGGAGAGGTGGGCTGAGAAAGGAGGGCCTAGAGGGAACTCCTGGTAAGGCTGGAGGCTGGGTCTGTGTGGTGGGCTCTGCTGTGACACGGGCCTGCAGCACCGCTGCCGGTGCCACACTCCCCCATGTCCCAGGGCCCTCCTGGAGGAGGAGTGTCGCAAGTTGAAGAGGGAGATTGCCATCTTGCAGGTGAGCGGCAGCCCTGGGCCTCCCCACCCGCAGAGCCTTTCTGCTGAGCCTAGACATACCCGTCTCTCACCTGGTGTGTGAGATccacatacgtgtgtgtgtgtgtgtgtgtgtgtgtgtgcgcgcgcgcgcgcgcgcaaaGATTGTGTGAGTCCTCTGTCCATTTCTCCTGTATGCACACTTCCCGTATGTGTGAATCCAGATTCTGGTTGAGTTCCTAAGTCCAAGGTCAGCACTTTTAGATTAACCTGCTGGATTTGCCcctggtcttttgcctccttctcttccccatGTCTGGGTTCGGGCCTGCCACTACCTTGCCAAGCTCAGCTTTTCAGGGAGGCTGGTGTTCCTCTCAGGAGTGTCCTCAGGTGGCTGGGATGAGGAGGCTGCATGGGGTGGTTCCTGGGCCCCACCATGGGTATCTTGGCCTCAGCAtcctgccccgccccaccccaccccgcccctgccaTAAGGCTGGGCACTGAGCCAGCTCTCCCTGCAGCGCTGCCTGGAAGAGGAGTATACAGGGGCCCCTTGGCCCTCTGAGGCAACCCTAGAgcccaccctggcaggtgaggACCCTGAGCAGGCCCCAGAGCACCCAGCCTCCTGTCCCTGTCCCGCTCTTGTACACAAACCCTGGAGTTGCTGAGCACTGTGTCTCAGCTAGACCTCTCCTCCAGAGCTAAAGGAACAGATGGCAGCCATGGAACAGGAGCTGCGGGCACCTCTGAGGCCTTCCTGTGTCTCCCCCGGTCACAGGTAAACCAGAGCAGGTGGACAGCTGGGCGGGGTGGGCTAAGCGTCAGGCCATGGCCCCCTCACAGCTACTCCCTCCTGTTCAGGCTGCGGCCCTTGGAGTCCTCCAGCCAGGGCCTCGGACCACTGCCTTGCCTCCGTGGGGCTGCTGGAGTTTGGGCCAGGCCTCTCCAGTGccacctgccctctcctcctctggAGCGCTGCCCCAAACCTCAAGGCCTGGCCGCCACCTGCCGCTGGGGACGGAAGCTTCAGTGCAGCCCCAGAAAAAGGCCAGCTTCCACTCCGATGTCCAGTGTGGCGCCCCAGGCCCCAACCTGAAGGGCTGGTCAGGAAGGAGACTTCCGCTTCTGCTGGAACTCGCCCTGTCTGCTGCTGACACCTCTCAGCTGCCGTGGCCCAGCCCACTTCAGATCTAGTCTTGAATGAGCCCTCACCAGGATTCCAAGGCTGTCTGTCTCTCTGGCCCTCACCCTGCCCCCTCGCCTGGTCCTTGGTGTCTGGTCCTGACCATCACAGCCTCTGGCCTTTCTCTTCCCAGGCATCCCTCAAAGGCCTGGCAGGAAGAGGTCACATCCCAGCCCTGACTCTCGTCCCCATGGGGGACCCAGACAAAGCACAGCAGCAGCTCAGAGACAGGAAtagaaatttcattaaaatctaTGGACTTTAAAATCCTAGTGGTGCACGGATGGGCAGGGGCGGGCAGCGCACCGTTATTGCTACAGAGGATTAGAGGTGGCTCTTCCGGGGTTTTCACTGCACAGAGGGGCACAGAGGACGGACAAACGGATACTGCAGGGCTTGGGGGAAGGAGCTCTGGCTccagagagggggtggggcatGCCGGCTGGGGCCATTTGGCACGTGAACAAGGGCAGCCCATTTTGGGAAGACTGGGCCTTTAGCCTGGCAGAGGGAGGGCAAGGGGGTGTCATGTAGGGTCCCCTTCCCCAGGGCTCTGGGCTCAAGCCTCCTGCGGAACATCGCCCCACCCCTGTCCCCCAGAAACGAGTTCTTTGGGCAGGCTGTTGGGTCATGGGCCTCTGCTGGCTGGCCCTACAGCCAGAGCTGGGAGGCGGCGCAGAGACCCCAGAGCAGCTGAGTGAGGTGCAGGCAGGCCTGGAAGACAGATTGGGCCCGAGGCCAAGGGCAAGGGGGTGGCAACCACAGATAATacaatttttacaaaaataattacaCAGACAAACAGGGCTGGGGTTACAGCCTGACATGTAACACTGCACAGCCCCCTAGCCCCTTACCCTGCCTCCAGGTAGGAAGATCCAAATCTGCCTGGGCAGAGGCTGGGGTCTGCTCTGGGGGCAGGAACACTGGTCAGGAGGCTGAAGGCTCGGGGAGGGGGACAGGTAGGGGGCCACCCAGAACCTTAGCTCAGGGCAACGTGTGGGGGCATCAGAGGCCACATAAAGTCCAGCTGCCTCCGGGGACCTGGCCTGAGACCCCTCCAAAGTGCTTTGGGCCCCCCAGCAACCCTCCCATCACTCACGCCCCCCAGCTGCCATCTTGGCATCCAAAGGACCTGTAAACACTAGGGACACGAGCACGAATGACCACGCTAGCAGTGGTGGCCAAGGTGACAGGAGCCGCCCTGGTCCGGGCGTGGAGGGGCAGGCGGTGACACCTGTCCACCGCCTCCCCAGTCTCTCTGGCGGGAgcacggggcgggggtggggcacTCCCCCGGCAGCTGTGCTCATATCCGGGAGTCCTGCAGACGGCTGGAGCCATTACTGCCCACCGTGGGGATCTGGACCTTGTCCGGGTGCAGCGGCTGGACCTCAAGCCCGTCTTCAGGAGAGGGTGGAATGGTGCGGGCATAGCGCCCCGTTCGgtgctccaggagggcaggcccCCAGTCTCT includes these proteins:
- the CCDC24 gene encoding coiled-coil domain-containing protein 24 isoform X1, which codes for MPGDSPPLWELVEEHVPLPERPEVKRILGETTVDLSLELRAEVVMLRSLLREARSFQAPGSRPTSDLSSLLAPPPLVRDLVRQELRQLLQDLRRKAICEGRDQTQAWVQYSPGVLRFALEEPRRDLPEQEIFRLRAGEPSSCHRDLNVIKDQLNVSHIDQVAGYLRALLEEECRKLKREIAILQRCLEEEYTGAPWPSEATLEPTLAELKEQMAAMEQELRAPLRPSCVSPGHRLRPLESSSQGLGPLPCLRGAAGVWARPLQCHLPSPPLERCPKPQGLAATCRWGRKLQCSPRKRPASTPMSSVAPQAPT
- the CCDC24 gene encoding coiled-coil domain-containing protein 24 isoform X5, which encodes MPGDSPPLWELVEEHVPLPERPEVKRILGETTVDLSLELRAEVVMLRSLLREARSFQAPGSRPTSDLSSLLAPPPLVRDLVRQELRQLLQDLRRKAICEGRDQTQAWVQYSPGVLRFALEEPRRDLPEQEIFRLRAGEPSSCHRDLNVIKDQLNVSHIDQVAGYLRALLEEECRKLKREIAILQRCLEEEYTGAPWPSEATLEPTLAELKEQMAAMEQELRAPLRPSCVSPGHSGPWSPPARASDHCLASVGLLEFGPGLSSATCPLLLWSAAPNLKAWPPPAAGDGSFSAAPEKGQLPLRCPVWRPRPQPEGLVRKETSASAGTRPVCC
- the CCDC24 gene encoding coiled-coil domain-containing protein 24 isoform X4, which gives rise to MLRSLLREARSFQAPGSRPTSDLSSLLAPPPLVRDLVRQELRQLLQDLRRKAICEGRDQTQAWVQYSPGVLRFALEEPRRDLPEQEIFRLRAGEPSSCHRDLNVIKDQLNVSHIDQVAGYLRALLEEECRKLKREIAILQRCLEEEYTGAPWPSEATLEPTLAELKEQMAAMEQELRAPLRPSCVSPGHRLRPLESSSQGLGPLPCLRGAAGVWARPLQCHLPSPPLERCPKPQGLAATCRWGRKLQCSPRKRPASTPMSSVAPQAPT
- the CCDC24 gene encoding coiled-coil domain-containing protein 24 isoform X2, with amino-acid sequence MPGDSPPLWELVEEHVPLPERPEVKRILGETTVDLSLELRAEVVMLRSLLREARSFQAPGSRPTSDLSSLLAPPPLVRDLVRQELRQLLQDLRRKAICEGRDQTQAWVQYSPGVLRFALEEPRRDLPEQEIFRLRAGEPSCHRDLNVIKDQLNVSHIDQVAGYLRALLEEECRKLKREIAILQRCLEEEYTGAPWPSEATLEPTLAELKEQMAAMEQELRAPLRPSCVSPGHRLRPLESSSQGLGPLPCLRGAAGVWARPLQCHLPSPPLERCPKPQGLAATCRWGRKLQCSPRKRPASTPMSSVAPQAPT
- the CCDC24 gene encoding coiled-coil domain-containing protein 24 isoform X3 produces the protein MPGDSPPLWELVEEHVPLPERPEVKRILGETTVDLSLELRAEVVMLRSLLREARSFQAPGSRPTSDLSSLLAPPPLVRDLVRQELRQLLQDLRRKAICEGSCHRDLNVIKDQLNVSHIDQVAGYLRALLEEECRKLKREIAILQRCLEEEYTGAPWPSEATLEPTLAELKEQMAAMEQELRAPLRPSCVSPGHRLRPLESSSQGLGPLPCLRGAAGVWARPLQCHLPSPPLERCPKPQGLAATCRWGRKLQCSPRKRPASTPMSSVAPQAPT